The Mytilus galloprovincialis chromosome 3, xbMytGall1.hap1.1, whole genome shotgun sequence genomic interval TTTGAAATCATACTATAGCAAGCTTAGATCTTAAATCATGGAGGATGACCGAAACAAAAATTACCATGATCAAGACAGGGTTAAAAGCGATGGGATGAGACTTCAAATAATCAAAGAATTCGTTAAATTAACttacttaacttaaaaaaaaactttgtttgtAAATTTAACGCTTTTCTGATTATCTTTGAACTTTTTTTTGTGTATACAACATACATTGTACCTATACATTGTACCTATCAATTTTGTTTACGATGACATTTATACTAATTGTGTTATAGCTATTGATGTATCATGATGAAAGGGCTGTCAAAAATGTAccttttacttattttaaaagtcGTTTAAAGGTCAGATAGTACTACAATTaatataacattttgtttttcgtaaaattgCGTTATTATTTTACAACTTGTCATTTTGTAGAAAATTCGTCTTCATTGTTTGAATAATAACAACACATTGTTAATGAAACCTTTGGAAAAGTCAAATTAATTTCGATAAAAGTAATTTCATCTACTAATTATTAATAATTGTGTACATGCAAGTTTACTGAAGTCGCATCCCAAGAATTAGTCTCCACTGCAGTGACTTATTGAGCGTTACTGTCTAATAATTTTCTGGCATATCATGCTTCTTCAATTGCGTTTGCAAGATTTTGCAAGATTTTGTATCGATGTTCTATTCTTActcatttaaaaatgtaaaatcaaattgTATTATTCTAAAATTCACATTCTTTATTTGACAGGTTTTTCCAAATGCATCCAGAATTCAAGAAACTTTTTACCGAACAAATGACGGTGGAAGATAATGACCTTTTAGTTGACGAAGAGAAGTTGAGACACCATGGTAACATCGTAATGGAAGGTCTTGGAGCAGCTGTAGAAAGTCTTGATGATTCTGTCTTTTTGTCGAATGTTCTTGTTACCATGGGAGAGAGTCATGCGCGACACAATGTCAAACCTGAAATGGTCATTGTACGTTTATTTAAGAAATATCTTCCGGAGaactataaattttatttaatgagTCTCATTTGTAttacaaagtaaaataacaaaaataccaaactctaagaaaaaatcaaaatggaaaaTCTCTTATCAATGGCAAAattcaaagctcaaacacaccaaactaATTGAAAGTAACTGTCATAATACACAGTAACACAACTACTAAGTTAACTATTGCATGCTTTTGTATGTTCTGATTGATTAATTAATGTGTaacaccactttcaacactatttgCTATTTATTGATGTTCACCtgttattggtggaggaagtcgGCAAGAACACTGACAATTTAAGTcacttaagggggctcctgggtataaatcaatttttttttctaatataggatttcgctgtatttttttataaatgatctttatcatatacttaaaagaaaaatgaaataaaaaaatggggtcaccgttcatttttAAAAGCTCTCaatctgcctctggaagaagcatacatttttgttaatgtcctttttttctgttgagctaataggagaaatagagaaaaaaataacctaatgacagaaattgcttaaattttacaattatttagtttatgtacagcttatttgaaaacaataataaaaaatataggtcacctatgagttaacaaatatatttcaaatttaatgccaaaaaatggcatttttgcaccaaagggagataatttggagctttttcaatgataaaaacattttaaaagtcatctgaggCCAAACCGAATTGTTTTTTGGggttgatttttttaccatatcataaagtaataactaatagtgtaaaaaataaaattcgtaatgaaaaaataaaggtttaattttttgctgaaaattttgtacccacgagccaccttaaggtTTGAGTCGAACGTACCTGGCACGTGCCGGATTCGAACGAACAACCTCAGAGTTGACATGCTAGTATATGGACCAGTTAGACCGAATGGCCATCGGTTTGTCTCTGTATGTTCTTAACAAACTAGGACAAGCAATTGAACATTTACCTATAAGCtttctttatgtaaataaaagctataaccccccttttttttctcaaaaaaataaaaacataaaaaaaacgatGTCAATTTCATAATCAGAATCCGGAATCTTTTGGTACATAAATAAAATACCTTGCAATAACGAAATTATATAAAAGGACATACTGCTTGTTTCTTGGTTTCCCTCATGCTTATGATCTTAATTGCCTTCTACTTGCAGTTACTTTGGCCGGCAATTAGAGATGCTTTTAATGGATGTTTAGGGACAGACTTTACGACACAGATGTCCACTGCATGGGAACATGTGTTTGAATATATGGCAACAAAGTTCAAGGAAGGATTACGAAAGGAATCTAAGCATGCGAGATGACAACAATATACTATCTTCCGTTTAGAATTTCAAATGTATAGCACATTGTCACACAGACGGTACGTGACCTCTGCACGACCTTTCATCGAAAAAGCAGTACTAGCTTTCAAGCTTTGATATGAAAGACAAACTGCAGTTGTAATGAATCAcacttaatatataaatatttaatcacCACGATCTATatgttttgtcagttttttgtttgtcactacatgataaagctttatattttatttagtaaAGACTAAAAATATTATCTGCGGTTATAATGTTATTGAAGTATAATCATAACATGACAGATTATTTAATGAAGTTATTACTATCAACGTACGTTCCCAAGGTGGACCAAAAACAGCTCTATCGCCAGTAATTATTTGATATATGTTCTATGAAGTTTAATTATATTGGAACACACGCTTATCTTGATTACACTGGCTGGAACAATGCAGgtttcagtggcgtagccagggttcaTATGATGTGGATGCGAAATTGTCGTAAAAAAATTTTGGACTATTttatgcaaaatatatatttttgacattttccctGTATGCATGTGTACGTCCCTACATTCCGACACTggctagatttttgtttaatttaaaaatacccaccaatatatatatgtttctcgAAGGATCCGAATTGACTCCCTTTTGTTGGAATTCGAGCCTCCAAATGAGGTTTTTGATTACTTTTCTTATTGCGTTGCAGGTGAAATGGAAATATCGGACGTCCGTCCGTCCGGACTTGTTAGCCctgtcatgtgtacaattcttgccatatttttgtgatatttatatCATCAACAATTTTTTTGACTCTTGCGATAATAAGTCCTGATCGAATATTTTCAACCAATTAatacctttgaaatataaattataacggaAATCCCACTGCATTTGgcctgaagcttttatttctctcaagatattaataataataataaaaaaaaaatccttttttgttatttcacttgtatcttggatagataaaatatgaacaATGGGAGGACATTTAtcgttcttttattgaaaataaaattaatatttgtacCTAGATGGAAAAGGGAATTTATAAGTACAGGAATTATCAAACTCCGTTATCAAATACTAGCCATGTTTCATGTCCtaggaaacgatatcaggatatgattGATTAGTTGTTAACTAATAACGTTGTTATGTCATCGCTCTATTTGGCTCAATTTCAGACCAAACATGTCCGCAGATCTGCGTATCATAATCTTCTAAACTTGCCGTAGCCGACAATGCGCTACGATGTAGACTTTTAACGAGTGATTTATCCAtaaactaaaaga includes:
- the LOC143066702 gene encoding cytoglobin-1-like isoform X2; protein product: MGCTYSDVRFDNPGLQITSFVSEEEVKLVQDSWKMIKNDTNVGLHMFKRFFQMHPEFKKLFTEQMTVEDNDLLVDEEKLRHHGNIVMEGLGAAVESLDDSVFLSNVLVTMGESHARHNVKPEMVILLWPAIRDAFNGCLGTDFTTQMSTAWEHVFEYMATKFKEGLRKESKHAR
- the LOC143066702 gene encoding neuroglobin-like isoform X1, producing MGTACSIYSKVDITDNKQIKFFLSPDETKLVKSSWKMFNKKKEKDTGLWIFNRFFQMHPEFKKLFTEQMTVEDNDLLVDEEKLRHHGNIVMEGLGAAVESLDDSVFLSNVLVTMGESHARHNVKPEMVILLWPAIRDAFNGCLGTDFTTQMSTAWEHVFEYMATKFKEGLRKESKHAR